In the Lascolabacillus massiliensis genome, one interval contains:
- a CDS encoding transglycosylase domain-containing protein, whose protein sequence is MVAAVIVFFGLLSVGAIGYLPNIDELENPIDRYASQVISSDNELLFTYSLSDDNRIMIDYSDLSPHLISALVATEDIRYYSHSGIDIIGLGRAIFKTVILQREESGGGSTITQQLAKLLYSPRATSKLQRVFQKPVEWVIAAKLERYYTKDEIINLYLNKYDFNYNAVGIESATRTYFNKTPRELSIEEAATIIGMLKNSSLYNPVRRPEITLDRRNVVLSQMRKAGHITRQEFDSLKQLPLEIDFNRSGHIDISAPYYRQHLAKIMMAEKPQRKNYASWQNQQFTEDSLAWIEDPLYGWCNKNFKSDGSKYNIYTDGLKIYSTLDSRMQKHAEDAVTEHMGGYLQNEFFREKRGRSYAPYSREVSDQVEDLMLRAMRQTDRYRILRNEGMSEADIIKNFKEQPVEMKVFSWEHHEIDTVMTPWDSIRYHKNYLRTGFMAMDPYTGHVKAYVGGPDYQFFKYDMVTTGKRQIGSTIKPYLYTLAMEEGLTPCTPLVHQPITLMDENGNPWTPRNPGHTSGETVTIKWGLQRSSNWVTAYLMGQFSPYAFARMLQSFGLKTPADPVVSLALGPNDASVYEMVGAYSSFINKGIRVEPLLVTRIEDSYGNEISAFVPRMKEIFSESTSYKMLDMLTAVVDGGTGNRLRWRYNLKGAMGGKTGTTNNNSDGWFMSFTPDLVAGAWVGGEERSIHFDQMAYGQGASMALPLHGLFYQKVYADPELNYTDDGKFDIPEDFNPCAGSERYSPDFYKSTEPVQSEGIDDIFN, encoded by the coding sequence ATGGTGGCTGCTGTTATAGTTTTCTTTGGATTGCTCTCTGTTGGAGCAATAGGTTATCTGCCCAATATCGACGAACTTGAAAATCCTATTGACCGATATGCATCTCAGGTGATATCATCTGATAATGAGCTGCTTTTCACCTACTCACTTAGTGATGACAATCGAATCATGATCGATTATTCCGACCTATCACCACATCTTATCAGCGCATTGGTTGCTACTGAAGATATTCGATACTATTCACATTCGGGAATTGATATCATCGGTCTGGGTAGAGCAATATTCAAAACAGTAATTCTGCAGAGAGAAGAGAGTGGAGGTGGTAGTACAATTACTCAGCAGCTGGCAAAACTGCTCTACTCTCCCAGGGCTACCAGCAAGCTTCAGCGTGTTTTCCAAAAGCCTGTTGAGTGGGTAATTGCTGCAAAACTCGAACGCTACTACACAAAGGATGAGATTATTAATCTCTATCTGAATAAATATGACTTCAATTATAATGCCGTGGGTATTGAATCTGCCACACGCACCTACTTCAATAAAACCCCACGAGAACTTTCAATTGAGGAGGCTGCAACAATTATCGGCATGCTCAAAAACTCATCTCTTTACAACCCTGTACGACGTCCCGAGATAACTCTTGATAGACGTAACGTTGTTCTTAGTCAGATGCGTAAAGCAGGGCATATAACACGTCAGGAGTTTGATTCACTTAAGCAGTTGCCTTTGGAGATCGACTTCAACCGTTCAGGTCACATCGATATCTCTGCTCCCTATTATCGTCAACATCTTGCTAAGATAATGATGGCTGAGAAACCTCAGAGAAAGAACTACGCTTCTTGGCAGAATCAGCAGTTCACAGAGGACTCATTAGCATGGATTGAAGATCCTCTCTATGGATGGTGTAATAAAAACTTTAAATCAGACGGTTCCAAGTATAATATATATACAGATGGACTTAAGATATACTCTACGCTCGATTCCCGTATGCAGAAACATGCCGAAGATGCTGTAACCGAACATATGGGAGGATATCTGCAGAATGAATTTTTCAGAGAAAAAAGAGGAAGGTCATATGCTCCATACTCACGTGAGGTAAGTGATCAGGTAGAAGACCTGATGCTTAGAGCAATGAGGCAGACCGATCGTTACCGTATTTTAAGGAACGAAGGTATGTCTGAAGCTGATATCATTAAGAATTTCAAAGAACAGCCCGTTGAAATGAAGGTTTTTTCATGGGAGCATCACGAGATTGATACTGTAATGACTCCGTGGGACTCAATACGCTATCACAAAAACTATCTGCGTACCGGCTTTATGGCAATGGATCCTTACACAGGGCATGTTAAAGCTTATGTAGGAGGACCGGATTATCAGTTCTTCAAGTATGATATGGTAACAACCGGAAAACGTCAGATTGGTTCTACAATCAAACCATATCTTTACACTTTGGCTATGGAAGAGGGATTAACTCCCTGCACACCTTTAGTTCATCAACCAATCACTCTTATGGATGAGAATGGCAATCCATGGACACCAAGAAACCCAGGACATACAAGTGGAGAGACTGTTACTATTAAATGGGGACTTCAGCGTTCAAGCAACTGGGTAACAGCTTATCTTATGGGGCAGTTTTCTCCATATGCATTTGCAAGGATGTTGCAGTCATTTGGACTAAAAACGCCTGCCGATCCTGTTGTTTCTCTTGCATTAGGACCAAACGATGCGTCTGTTTATGAGATGGTTGGAGCTTATTCGTCTTTTATAAATAAAGGCATACGTGTTGAACCACTGCTGGTTACCCGTATTGAGGATTCATACGGCAATGAGATTTCAGCTTTTGTTCCCCGAATGAAGGAAATATTCAGTGAATCAACATCTTACAAGATGCTGGATATGCTAACAGCAGTAGTTGATGGAGGTACAGGTAACCGTCTACGCTGGAGATACAACTTAAAAGGTGCTATGGGTGGTAAAACTGGTACAACCAATAACAACTCCGACGGTTGGTTTATGTCGTTCACACCAGATCTTGTTGCAGGTGCCTGGGTAGGAGGAGAAGAACGCTCGATACATTTCGATCAGATGGCATATGGTCAGGGAGCCAGTATGGCGCTTCCCCTGCATGGTCTCTTCTACCAGAAGGTGTATGCCGATCCTGAACTGAACTATACTGATGATGGCAAATTTGATATCCCGGAAGATTTCAATCCCTGCGCAGGATCAGAGAGATACTCACCTGACTTTTACAAAAGTACCGAGCCTGTACAAAGCGAAGGAATTGATGATATATTCAATTAA
- a CDS encoding M56 family metallopeptidase, producing MHPILVYILQVNFALVLFYLLFTLLFKRDTFLKIRRFYFLSALLFSVIYPLLVVPGLSDFWNFRFSEPQTVEATVFFEAPTLEVMVEESEAEAGSLNIPWEQIFITLYIAVTIFFILRFLWQLISIFRIRLKSEETEVLGIKVYDLKDNITPFSFFGMIFINSEMHSKEELEQIIIHEHTHVSEKHSLDIMLVESILLFSWWNPAVWLLKREMAMNLEYLADVGVLREGVDSREYQYHLLRLTYHETAVQIVNNFNVSQLKQRIMMMNKTRSSSLKLAKYLTILPIFFILIAANSSYAGEKDQSLQEPPPVKKEVTEEIFVVVEEQPEYPGGQEAMMKFLSDSIVYPEEAKAKGIQGRVICNYVVMKDGSIDDVNVVRGVDPLLDAEAVRVLKSMPAWKPGKQRGQAVNVRYTLPVVFRISAEDSQNKLLTTEDRNRMTDGEKGDQKVMPEPSEVFVVVEQQPEFPGGQEAMMKFLSESIVYPDEAKAKGIQGRVICNFVVMKDGSIDDVNVVRGVDPLLDAEAVRVLKSMPAWKPGKQRGQAVNVRYTLPVVFRLDNKPLSEEKKEELQRIKDSFVEAEFPGGESAYFKYLTESIKYPVIAQENGIQGLVLARYRILSNGKVEFIDITNGADPLLGREVQRIIEGMPDWTPSRIDGKGTTSVATLTVQFRLQGDNTKPYDGPPLPENAIVVVGYAS from the coding sequence ATGCATCCAATATTAGTATACATTTTACAGGTTAATTTTGCATTGGTGCTGTTCTATCTCCTTTTTACACTTCTGTTTAAAAGAGATACGTTTTTGAAAATCAGGAGGTTCTATTTCCTCTCGGCATTACTCTTTTCAGTTATATACCCACTTTTGGTTGTTCCCGGATTGAGTGATTTCTGGAATTTCAGATTCAGTGAGCCTCAGACGGTTGAAGCAACAGTTTTCTTTGAGGCACCAACACTAGAAGTGATGGTTGAAGAATCGGAAGCAGAAGCTGGCTCGTTAAATATCCCCTGGGAGCAGATCTTTATCACACTTTATATAGCTGTGACGATCTTCTTTATCCTAAGATTTTTATGGCAACTGATTTCAATCTTCAGGATTCGATTAAAGAGTGAAGAGACAGAGGTCTTGGGTATAAAGGTTTACGATCTTAAAGATAATATAACTCCATTTTCGTTCTTCGGGATGATCTTTATAAACTCAGAAATGCACTCAAAGGAGGAATTGGAGCAAATTATAATTCATGAGCATACACACGTAAGTGAAAAACACTCTCTCGATATAATGCTTGTGGAATCTATATTACTTTTTTCATGGTGGAATCCCGCTGTTTGGCTTCTAAAGCGAGAAATGGCAATGAACCTTGAGTACCTTGCCGATGTAGGTGTGCTTAGAGAGGGCGTTGACAGCAGGGAGTATCAATATCACCTGTTACGATTGACTTATCATGAAACTGCAGTTCAGATAGTAAATAACTTTAATGTATCACAATTAAAACAGAGAATTATGATGATGAATAAAACCAGGTCTTCTTCACTGAAGTTGGCTAAATACTTAACCATTTTGCCTATATTCTTTATTCTGATTGCTGCAAACAGCTCGTATGCCGGTGAGAAAGATCAGAGTCTTCAGGAACCCCCACCTGTAAAGAAAGAAGTAACAGAAGAAATATTTGTAGTTGTTGAGGAGCAACCTGAATATCCGGGAGGACAGGAAGCAATGATGAAATTTTTGTCAGACAGCATAGTTTATCCGGAAGAAGCAAAAGCCAAAGGCATACAGGGCAGGGTGATTTGCAATTACGTTGTAATGAAAGATGGATCTATTGACGATGTTAATGTTGTTAGGGGTGTTGATCCATTGCTGGATGCAGAAGCTGTAAGAGTTTTAAAGTCAATGCCTGCCTGGAAACCCGGCAAGCAGAGAGGGCAAGCTGTTAATGTGAGGTATACATTGCCTGTGGTATTCAGGATATCTGCTGAGGATTCCCAGAATAAATTGTTAACAACTGAAGACAGGAATAGAATGACAGATGGTGAGAAAGGTGATCAGAAAGTGATGCCGGAACCATCTGAAGTATTTGTAGTAGTTGAGCAACAACCTGAATTTCCGGGAGGACAGGAAGCAATGATGAAATTTTTGTCAGAAAGCATAGTTTATCCGGATGAAGCAAAAGCCAAAGGCATACAGGGCAGGGTAATTTGCAATTTCGTTGTAATGAAAGATGGATCTATTGACGATGTTAATGTTGTTAGAGGTGTTGATCCATTGCTGGATGCAGAAGCTGTAAGAGTTTTAAAGTCAATGCCTGCCTGGAAACCCGGCAAGCAGAGAGGACAAGCTGTTAATGTGAGGTATACATTGCCTGTGGTATTCAGACTTGATAATAAGCCTTTATCAGAAGAGAAAAAAGAGGAGCTTCAAAGAATTAAGGATAGTTTTGTAGAGGCCGAATTTCCAGGTGGAGAGAGTGCATATTTTAAATATTTAACTGAGAGCATTAAGTATCCTGTTATTGCTCAGGAAAACGGTATTCAGGGATTGGTTTTAGCAAGATATAGAATTCTTTCTAATGGAAAAGTTGAATTCATTGATATAACAAATGGAGCTGATCCTTTGCTGGGGAGGGAAGTACAGCGAATTATTGAGGGGATGCCTGACTGGACACCCAGTAGAATTGATGGCAAGGGTACCACCAGTGTTGCTACTTTAACTGTGCAATTTCGCTTGCAAGGTGATAACACAAAACCTTATGATGGTCCACCATTACCCGAAAATGCTATTGTTGTAGTTGGGTATGCTTCATGA
- the serC gene encoding 3-phosphoserine/phosphohydroxythreonine transaminase, giving the protein MEKYNFNAGPCVLPRPAVESAIEAIRNFDNTGIGILEISHRTPGWERIMKETADLWKELLNIPDNYHVLFLGGGASTQFFDVPANLLKSKAAYLETGSWAKKAIKEAKFYGEVEVVASSADKNFSYIPKGYSIPEDVDYFHITSNNTIYGTEIHEDIDSPVTLVADMSSDIMSRPVDVSKYGIIYGGAQKNVGPAGVSFVIVREDILGKTGRPIQTMVDYRTHISDSEKNRSMFNTPPVFSIFVMHETLKWLKEQGGVEAIYKLNKEKAGMLYDEIDRNKLFVGTAAKEDRSIMNVCFVMKEEYKDKEAEFLKFATERGMVGIKGHRSVGGFRASIYNACPKEAVEALIKCMQDFEAQN; this is encoded by the coding sequence ATGGAAAAGTACAATTTTAATGCCGGACCCTGCGTGCTTCCCAGACCGGCAGTTGAGTCGGCTATTGAAGCAATCCGCAATTTTGACAACACAGGAATAGGTATTCTTGAGATTTCACATCGCACCCCGGGTTGGGAGCGAATCATGAAAGAGACAGCCGATTTGTGGAAGGAACTTCTGAATATTCCCGATAATTATCATGTTCTTTTTCTTGGTGGAGGTGCAAGTACACAGTTCTTTGATGTACCGGCCAACCTGTTAAAAAGTAAAGCAGCCTACCTGGAGACAGGCTCATGGGCAAAGAAAGCAATTAAAGAGGCTAAATTTTATGGGGAAGTTGAGGTTGTAGCTTCATCGGCTGACAAAAATTTCTCATATATTCCTAAGGGTTATTCTATCCCTGAAGATGTTGACTATTTCCATATAACAAGTAATAATACAATCTACGGAACAGAGATTCATGAAGATATAGATAGTCCTGTTACCCTGGTAGCAGATATGTCGTCAGACATCATGAGCCGTCCGGTTGATGTTTCTAAATATGGTATCATTTATGGTGGTGCACAGAAGAATGTTGGTCCTGCCGGTGTTTCATTCGTAATTGTACGTGAAGATATACTTGGAAAGACTGGTCGCCCTATTCAAACTATGGTTGATTACCGCACACATATAAGCGATTCGGAGAAAAACCGCTCAATGTTTAATACTCCTCCTGTATTCTCTATATTTGTTATGCATGAAACCCTTAAATGGCTCAAGGAGCAGGGCGGGGTAGAAGCAATCTATAAACTCAATAAAGAGAAAGCCGGAATGCTTTATGATGAAATCGACAGAAATAAACTTTTTGTTGGAACAGCTGCAAAAGAGGATCGCTCAATTATGAATGTATGTTTCGTAATGAAAGAAGAGTATAAAGATAAAGAGGCAGAATTCCTGAAATTTGCAACAGAAAGAGGTATGGTTGGAATAAAAGGACACCGTTCGGTTGGCGGTTTCCGTGCATCAATCTATAATGCCTGTCCAAAAGAAGCGGTTGAAGCTCTTATCAAATGTATGCAGGATTTTGAGGCTCAGAATTAA
- a CDS encoding BlaI/MecI/CopY family transcriptional regulator, translating into MERLTPQEENVMLHVWQLNECAIKDVVERMEEPRQPYTTVASIFNNLENKGYLTKRRFGNVKVYKPKITESAYKKHFLSDVVKSYFDNSYKELVSFFAKEQKISADDLQEIVRLIENSQR; encoded by the coding sequence ATGGAACGATTAACACCTCAGGAAGAAAATGTGATGTTGCATGTGTGGCAGCTTAATGAATGTGCAATTAAAGATGTTGTTGAAAGGATGGAGGAACCCCGTCAGCCATATACAACTGTTGCATCAATATTCAATAATCTTGAGAATAAAGGATATTTGACAAAAAGAAGATTCGGTAACGTAAAAGTGTATAAGCCAAAAATTACAGAATCAGCATATAAAAAACACTTTTTGTCTGATGTAGTGAAAAGTTATTTCGATAACTCATACAAAGAGCTGGTATCTTTCTTTGCGAAAGAGCAGAAGATTAGTGCTGATGATCTTCAAGAGATTGTGCGCCTAATCGAAAATAGTCAGAGGTAG
- a CDS encoding NUDIX domain-containing protein, with protein sequence MNHPLYQFTFCPRCGSAHFQENNEKSKKCADCGFTYYYNSSAASVAVIENSKGEILVARRAKDPAKGTYDLPGGFIDVGETAENAVKREIMEETNLDIISLKYLFSIPNIYVYSGFEVHTVDLFFKCNVDDFSNLKAQDDVSDLKFIALDKLNPDDFGLLSIRKGVELLIQNKY encoded by the coding sequence ATGAATCACCCACTTTATCAATTCACCTTCTGTCCCAGATGTGGTTCAGCACATTTCCAGGAAAATAACGAAAAATCCAAGAAGTGTGCTGATTGTGGGTTTACCTACTATTACAACTCATCTGCAGCATCTGTTGCAGTGATTGAAAACAGCAAAGGAGAGATTTTAGTTGCCCGCAGGGCTAAAGACCCTGCAAAAGGAACCTACGATCTTCCCGGAGGTTTTATTGATGTAGGTGAAACTGCCGAAAATGCTGTGAAAAGGGAGATTATGGAAGAGACTAACCTTGATATAATTTCGTTAAAGTACCTTTTCTCAATACCAAATATTTATGTATATTCGGGCTTCGAAGTACACACTGTAGATCTTTTCTTTAAATGTAACGTAGATGACTTCAGCAACTTAAAAGCGCAGGATGATGTTTCTGATCTGAAGTTTATTGCTTTGGACAAACTCAATCCTGATGATTTCGGACTACTCTCTATCCGTAAAGGAGTTGAATTGTTGATTCAGAATAAATATTAA
- a CDS encoding tetratricopeptide repeat protein, with product MKKIIFVFTLALITHASPAQKSVHNSQPERLFNQGKEMFLEGNYTGAQDILKEYISGSNDRILKEEAAYMIAVSSFRKGNENSGEILKEFLESYPETVHKHQVNFLIASNYYDKKEWQNALQWFNMADLDYLSLDEQEDYSFRLGYTQMQLGNRDEARRYFGLLSQNSRKYRDAADFYLGYIEYANGNYSTAMSRFDRLRNNPLYQEDVAFYTAQSAFFDGRIEDAIRLSDAFITRYPVSEHNTELSRILGNSYYRLGQPTSAIPYYERYLLGAEKPLRGDAYFMGLSYFETGKYNEALRMFQQAVGEPDELSQNAQLQLGQTYLRLNQKQQAQMAFEAASRHNFSPQVRETAMFNYALLAHETNFSVFSESISLFENFLQQFPNSQYTDQVNDILAETFLTTKDYQAALNAINRISNPGRRIQEAKQMVLFQLGAQEFINGNMNQAVQYFNNSVGMGNYDTKARNNAYFWRGEAYYRMGNYTSAASDFRQFTQNASPSDENYSIGWYNLGYSQFKQQQYSQAVGSFQKYISTETNRSKSEYADALNRIGDSYYFNRNFSDAERYYAQAADANPSAADYAAYQRAFVLGLQRNYQGKITALDNLMNRYPNSQYFDDALYEKSRALTMLNRENEAISVLQRLVNDFPRSPLTSQGGVQLGQLYYNIGNYQQSIQAYKNVITNFPGSDDARNALISLETVYRDINDIQSYVDYANSLPGGLRISTSKQDSLTYLAAESVYMRGNRSEAETAMNRYLQSYPNGAYNSDAHYYLGTIADEKNNKQEALSHFRRVIDAGNIKFLDNALIYTAQTEYQNGNLQQALSDYARLSNSARNATNKQIGQLGIVRTQSQLGNHHDAVRAATELLASNSLSAEIITEVRYIRGKAYQQVNEINSAIADFQFIANDTRSAYGSEAQFILADIYYKQSSYDRAEAQVKEFMQKGTPHQYWMARALIVLSDTYLAKGDEFQAKQYLESLRNNYKGTEADIQQLINARLGN from the coding sequence ATGAAGAAAATTATCTTTGTTTTTACTCTTGCCTTAATAACACACGCATCCCCGGCACAGAAATCTGTCCATAACTCTCAACCGGAACGACTCTTTAACCAGGGAAAAGAGATGTTTCTCGAAGGGAACTATACAGGTGCCCAGGACATTCTTAAAGAATATATTTCCGGGAGCAATGATCGGATTCTTAAAGAAGAGGCAGCCTATATGATTGCAGTTTCTTCATTTCGAAAGGGAAATGAAAATAGTGGAGAGATACTAAAAGAGTTCCTGGAAAGTTATCCTGAAACAGTACACAAACATCAGGTAAATTTTCTTATTGCCTCTAACTACTACGACAAAAAAGAGTGGCAGAACGCTCTTCAGTGGTTTAACATGGCTGATCTAGATTATCTCTCACTCGATGAACAGGAGGATTACAGCTTCCGTTTAGGTTACACACAAATGCAACTGGGAAACAGAGATGAAGCCAGAAGGTATTTTGGACTTTTGTCACAGAACAGTCGCAAATACCGCGATGCAGCTGATTTCTATCTTGGATATATTGAGTATGCCAACGGAAATTATTCAACTGCGATGAGTCGTTTCGATAGACTAAGGAATAATCCTTTATATCAGGAAGATGTTGCCTTCTACACTGCTCAGTCAGCATTCTTTGATGGTAGAATTGAAGATGCTATACGACTTTCCGATGCATTCATAACAAGATATCCTGTAAGTGAACACAACACAGAGCTTAGCCGTATACTGGGTAACAGTTATTATCGTCTTGGTCAGCCCACCAGTGCTATACCATATTATGAGAGATATCTATTAGGTGCGGAAAAACCACTTCGCGGTGATGCCTACTTCATGGGGCTATCCTATTTTGAGACAGGAAAATACAACGAAGCACTGAGAATGTTCCAGCAAGCTGTTGGCGAACCAGATGAGCTATCGCAAAATGCACAACTGCAGTTGGGACAAACATACCTGAGACTCAACCAGAAACAGCAGGCACAAATGGCATTCGAAGCTGCCTCAAGGCACAATTTCAGTCCACAAGTAAGAGAAACAGCAATGTTCAACTACGCACTGCTTGCTCATGAGACTAATTTCTCGGTCTTCAGTGAGTCAATATCACTTTTCGAGAACTTCCTTCAACAGTTCCCAAATTCTCAATATACCGATCAGGTAAACGACATTTTAGCCGAAACATTCCTGACAACAAAGGATTACCAGGCTGCCCTAAACGCAATAAACCGTATAAGCAACCCAGGAAGAAGAATTCAGGAAGCTAAACAGATGGTACTATTTCAGCTTGGTGCTCAAGAATTTATCAATGGAAATATGAACCAGGCAGTTCAATACTTCAATAACAGTGTCGGTATGGGTAACTACGACACAAAAGCACGTAACAATGCCTACTTCTGGCGAGGAGAGGCATACTATCGCATGGGCAACTACACCAGTGCAGCAAGTGATTTCAGACAGTTCACACAAAATGCATCCCCTTCCGATGAAAATTACTCTATTGGGTGGTATAACCTTGGTTACTCACAATTCAAACAACAGCAATACTCACAAGCGGTTGGCTCTTTTCAGAAATATATCTCTACTGAAACAAACCGCAGTAAAAGTGAATATGCCGATGCACTAAACAGAATAGGAGACAGTTACTATTTTAACCGTAATTTTAGTGATGCTGAAAGATATTACGCACAGGCTGCCGATGCCAATCCCTCTGCAGCCGATTATGCAGCATACCAGCGTGCTTTTGTACTCGGTTTGCAACGCAATTACCAGGGTAAAATTACTGCACTGGATAATCTTATGAACAGATATCCCAACTCGCAATATTTCGACGATGCACTATATGAGAAGAGTCGCGCTTTAACAATGCTCAATAGGGAAAACGAAGCAATAAGTGTATTACAGCGACTGGTAAATGATTTCCCTAGAAGTCCCCTCACCAGTCAGGGTGGTGTTCAGCTTGGTCAGCTATACTACAACATTGGCAATTATCAGCAAAGTATTCAGGCCTATAAAAATGTAATAACCAATTTCCCGGGATCAGATGATGCACGTAATGCGCTGATTTCTCTTGAAACGGTTTACAGGGATATTAATGACATACAATCATATGTTGATTATGCGAATTCACTACCAGGAGGATTAAGAATATCTACTTCAAAGCAGGACTCTTTAACCTACCTTGCAGCTGAGAGTGTTTATATGAGAGGTAACCGTTCAGAGGCTGAAACAGCAATGAACCGCTATCTGCAGTCATATCCAAATGGTGCCTATAACAGTGATGCTCACTATTATCTGGGAACTATTGCTGATGAAAAGAATAACAAACAGGAAGCTTTATCTCATTTCAGAAGGGTAATCGATGCAGGTAATATCAAGTTTCTCGACAATGCTTTAATCTATACTGCGCAGACAGAATATCAGAATGGCAACCTGCAACAGGCACTTTCAGATTACGCAAGACTTTCCAACTCAGCAAGGAATGCTACTAACAAGCAGATCGGACAACTGGGTATAGTTCGCACTCAATCTCAACTGGGCAATCATCATGATGCTGTAAGGGCTGCTACAGAATTACTTGCAAGCAACTCTCTTTCGGCAGAGATAATTACTGAAGTAAGATACATACGCGGTAAGGCATATCAGCAGGTTAACGAAATAAACAGTGCGATTGCAGATTTTCAATTTATTGCAAATGACACAAGAAGTGCTTATGGATCAGAGGCTCAGTTCATTCTTGCAGACATATATTACAAACAGAGCTCTTATGACAGGGCTGAAGCTCAGGTTAAAGAGTTTATGCAGAAAGGTACTCCTCATCAATACTGGATGGCACGTGCACTTATAGTTCTTTCAGATACATACCTTGCTAAAGGTGATGAGTTTCAGGCAAAACAATATCTCGAAAGTTTAAGGAATAACTATAAAGGCACAGAAGCTGATATTCAGCAGTTGATAAATGCAAGATTGGGAAATTGA
- a CDS encoding NAD(P)-dependent oxidoreductase yields the protein MKVLLATSKPFALQAVQGIQNVVETAGLEFEKIENYTEKSQLLDAVKDADALIVRSDKIDGEVMDAAKQLKLIIRAGAGYDNVDLDAATSRNICVMNTPGQNANAVAELVFGMMIYMQRNKFDGSVGRELINRRLGLYAFGNVAKKVARIARGFNMAVYAYSPALTHDDLRKEGEYGVITAYSNRELFENSDIVSLHMPLLEDTRNCIDYKLLAYMPKDGLLINTARKEHIVEDDLIRIMEERPAFQYVTDIKPDKHEIFLEKFPNRYFATPKKSGAQTTEANRNAGIAAAHQAVMFLKSGDDKYRVN from the coding sequence ATGAAAGTACTTTTGGCAACAAGTAAACCTTTTGCTTTACAGGCAGTGCAGGGAATTCAAAATGTAGTTGAAACTGCTGGTCTTGAATTTGAAAAAATAGAAAACTATACAGAGAAATCGCAATTACTTGATGCCGTTAAAGATGCAGACGCTTTAATTGTTAGAAGTGACAAAATAGATGGTGAAGTAATGGATGCTGCTAAGCAACTGAAGCTTATTATCAGAGCCGGAGCAGGTTATGATAATGTTGATCTGGATGCTGCAACCAGTCGCAATATTTGTGTAATGAATACTCCGGGACAAAATGCCAATGCTGTTGCAGAACTGGTATTTGGAATGATGATATATATGCAGCGAAACAAATTCGACGGATCTGTTGGTCGTGAGTTGATAAACAGACGACTCGGACTGTACGCTTTTGGTAACGTTGCTAAAAAAGTTGCACGTATTGCACGTGGGTTTAATATGGCTGTTTACGCATATTCACCTGCTCTGACACATGATGACCTCAGGAAAGAGGGAGAGTATGGAGTAATTACTGCGTATAGCAATAGAGAGCTTTTTGAAAACAGTGATATAGTATCTCTTCACATGCCTTTGCTGGAAGATACCAGAAACTGTATCGACTATAAACTTCTGGCTTATATGCCAAAAGATGGTTTGCTGATCAATACAGCTCGTAAAGAGCATATTGTTGAGGATGATTTGATTCGGATAATGGAGGAACGTCCTGCTTTTCAGTACGTAACAGATATCAAACCTGATAAGCATGAAATCTTCCTGGAGAAATTCCCTAATCGTTATTTCGCAACACCAAAAAAATCAGGTGCACAAACTACAGAGGCAAACAGAAATGCAGGAATTGCAGCTGCCCATCAGGCAGTAATGTTTTTAAAGAGTGGAGATGACAAGTATAGAGTCAACTAA